One window of Streptomyces sp. NBC_00273 genomic DNA carries:
- the acs gene encoding acetate--CoA ligase yields MPGDTTDTLGKGDVVSNESLANLLKEERRFAPPADLAAAANVTEAAYAQADADRLGFWAEQARRLTWATEPTETLDWTNPPFAKWFADGKLNVAYNCVDRHVEAGNGDRVAIHFEGEPGDSRSITYAELKDEVSKAANALTELGVEAGDRVAVYLPMIPEAVVAMLACARVGAAHSVVFGGFSADAVASRIQDADAKLVITADGGYRRGKPTALKPAIDEAVAKCPQVEHVLVVRRTGQDTAFSEGRDLWWHDVVGRQSADHTPQPFDAEHPLFILYTSGTTGKPKGILHTSGGYLTQAAYTHHAVFDLKPESDVYWCTADIGWVTGHSYIVYGPLANGATQVMYEGTPDTPHQGRFWEVVQKYGVTILYTAPTAIRTFMKWGDDIPAKFDLSSLRVLGSVGEPINPEAWIWYRKHIGGDRCPIVDTWWQTETGAMMISPLPGVTATKPGSAQRALPGISATVVDDEAHEVPNGGGGYLVLTEPWPSMLRTIWGDDQRFIDTYWSRFEGKYFAGDGAKKDDDGDIWLLGRVDDVMLVSGHNISTTEVESALVSHPSVAEAAVVGANDETTGQAIVAFVILRGSASETENLVADLRNHVGSTLGPIAKPKRILPVQELPKTRSGKIMRRLLRDVAENRAVGDVTTLADSSVMDLIQSKLPAASSED; encoded by the coding sequence ATGCCCGGGGACACAACGGACACCCTGGGAAAGGGAGATGTCGTGAGCAATGAGAGCCTGGCCAATCTGCTCAAGGAGGAGCGGCGGTTCGCACCGCCCGCCGATCTGGCCGCCGCCGCCAATGTGACCGAGGCTGCGTATGCACAGGCCGACGCGGACCGGCTGGGCTTCTGGGCCGAGCAGGCCCGGCGGCTGACCTGGGCCACCGAGCCGACCGAGACGCTCGACTGGACGAACCCGCCCTTCGCGAAGTGGTTCGCGGACGGCAAGCTCAACGTCGCGTACAACTGCGTGGACCGCCACGTCGAAGCCGGCAACGGCGACCGCGTCGCCATCCACTTCGAGGGCGAGCCCGGCGACAGCCGCTCGATCACCTACGCCGAGCTCAAGGACGAGGTCTCCAAGGCCGCCAACGCCCTGACCGAGCTGGGTGTCGAGGCCGGCGACCGCGTCGCCGTCTACCTGCCGATGATTCCCGAGGCGGTCGTCGCGATGCTCGCGTGCGCCCGTGTCGGCGCCGCGCACTCCGTGGTCTTCGGCGGTTTCTCCGCCGACGCCGTCGCCTCCCGCATCCAGGACGCCGACGCCAAGCTGGTCATCACCGCCGACGGCGGCTACCGCCGCGGCAAGCCCACCGCCCTGAAGCCCGCCATCGACGAGGCCGTCGCCAAGTGTCCGCAGGTCGAGCACGTGCTCGTCGTGCGCCGCACCGGCCAGGACACCGCCTTCTCCGAGGGCCGCGACCTCTGGTGGCACGACGTGGTCGGCCGGCAGTCCGCCGACCACACCCCGCAGCCGTTCGACGCCGAGCACCCGCTCTTCATCCTCTACACCTCGGGGACCACGGGTAAGCCCAAGGGCATCCTGCACACCTCCGGCGGCTACCTCACGCAGGCGGCGTACACCCACCACGCGGTCTTCGACCTGAAGCCGGAGTCCGACGTCTACTGGTGCACCGCCGACATCGGCTGGGTGACCGGGCACTCCTACATCGTCTACGGGCCGCTCGCGAACGGCGCCACCCAGGTGATGTACGAGGGCACCCCCGACACCCCGCACCAGGGCCGGTTCTGGGAGGTCGTCCAGAAGTACGGGGTGACCATCCTCTACACGGCGCCCACGGCCATCCGCACGTTCATGAAGTGGGGCGACGACATCCCCGCGAAGTTCGACCTGTCGAGCCTGCGCGTACTGGGCTCGGTCGGCGAGCCGATCAACCCTGAGGCCTGGATCTGGTACCGCAAGCACATCGGCGGCGACCGCTGCCCGATCGTGGACACCTGGTGGCAGACCGAGACCGGCGCGATGATGATCTCCCCGCTGCCGGGCGTCACCGCCACCAAGCCGGGCTCCGCACAGCGCGCCCTGCCCGGAATCTCCGCCACCGTCGTGGACGACGAGGCGCACGAGGTCCCGAACGGCGGGGGCGGCTACCTGGTCCTCACCGAGCCGTGGCCGTCGATGCTGCGCACCATCTGGGGCGACGACCAGCGGTTCATCGACACCTACTGGTCGCGCTTCGAGGGCAAGTACTTCGCGGGTGACGGCGCCAAGAAGGACGACGACGGCGACATCTGGCTGCTCGGCCGGGTGGACGACGTGATGCTGGTGTCCGGCCACAACATCTCGACCACCGAGGTCGAGTCGGCCCTCGTCTCGCACCCCTCGGTCGCCGAGGCGGCCGTGGTCGGCGCCAACGACGAGACCACCGGTCAGGCCATCGTCGCCTTCGTCATCCTGCGCGGCAGCGCCTCCGAGACCGAGAACCTGGTCGCGGACCTGCGCAACCACGTGGGCAGCACCCTGGGCCCGATCGCCAAGCCCAAGCGGATCCTGCCGGTCCAGGAACTGCCGAAGACCCGCTCGGGCAAGATCATGCGCCGTCTGCTGCGCGACGTGGCGGAGAACCGCGCGGTCGGTGACGTCACCACGCTCGCCGACTCCTCGGTCATGGACCTGATCCAGTCCAAGCTGCCCGCCGCCTCCAGCGAGGACTGA
- the nhaA gene encoding Na+/H+ antiporter NhaA → MPSTNRRFPSVATPNPTEPQRRKFLGRLSLPEHRFVADALRAETVGGVLLLVATICALVWANTPALAASYQTVSDFHIGPAAIGLDLSIQHWAADGLLAVFFFVAGIELKRELVAGDLRDRKAAALPVIAAICGMAAPALVYALVNLLGDGSLAGWAVPTATDIAFALAVLAVIGTSLPSALRAFLLTLAVVDDLFAIVIIAVFFTSDINFLALGGAVVGLALFWFLLRRDVRGWYVYVPLALVIWGLMYNSGVHATIAGVAMGLMLRCHRKEGEEQSPGEHIEHLVRPISAGLAVPLFALFSAGVSLSDEAIAQVFTRPETLGVVLGLVVGKAVGIFGGTWLAARFTKAELNEDLAWPDVFAVASLAGIGFTVSLLIGELAFTDDRTLMYEIKAAVLIGSLIAAIVACVLLKLRDRKYRALTEAEERDEDLDGIPDIYEEHNPAYHLRMAEIYDEKAAEHRRKAEAAAASSIEGDGPA, encoded by the coding sequence ATGCCGTCGACCAACCGGAGGTTCCCTTCCGTGGCCACGCCCAACCCGACCGAACCCCAGCGCCGCAAGTTCCTCGGCCGGCTCTCGCTACCCGAGCACCGCTTCGTGGCCGATGCCCTGCGCGCCGAGACCGTCGGCGGCGTGCTGCTGCTCGTGGCCACGATCTGCGCCCTGGTCTGGGCGAACACCCCTGCCCTTGCGGCCAGCTACCAGACCGTCAGCGACTTCCACATCGGCCCCGCCGCCATCGGCCTGGACCTGTCCATACAGCACTGGGCGGCCGACGGCCTGCTCGCCGTCTTCTTCTTCGTCGCCGGTATCGAGCTCAAGCGCGAGCTGGTCGCGGGCGATCTGCGCGACCGCAAGGCCGCCGCCCTCCCGGTCATCGCCGCCATCTGCGGCATGGCCGCCCCGGCGCTGGTCTACGCCCTCGTCAACCTGCTCGGCGACGGCTCGCTGGCCGGCTGGGCGGTCCCGACCGCCACCGACATCGCCTTCGCGCTCGCCGTCCTCGCGGTCATCGGCACCTCGCTGCCTTCCGCCCTGCGCGCCTTCCTGCTGACCCTCGCCGTCGTCGACGACCTCTTCGCGATCGTCATCATCGCGGTGTTCTTCACCAGCGACATCAACTTCCTGGCCCTCGGTGGCGCCGTCGTGGGCCTCGCCCTGTTCTGGTTCCTGCTGCGCCGAGATGTCCGCGGCTGGTACGTCTACGTCCCGCTCGCCCTGGTCATCTGGGGCCTGATGTACAACAGCGGGGTCCACGCCACCATCGCCGGTGTCGCCATGGGCCTGATGCTGCGCTGCCACCGCAAGGAGGGCGAGGAGCAGTCCCCCGGCGAGCACATCGAGCACCTCGTACGGCCCATCTCGGCCGGGCTCGCCGTACCGCTCTTCGCGCTCTTCTCGGCCGGAGTCTCGCTCTCCGACGAAGCCATCGCCCAGGTCTTCACCCGGCCGGAGACCCTCGGCGTCGTCCTCGGCCTGGTCGTCGGCAAGGCCGTCGGCATCTTCGGCGGCACCTGGCTGGCCGCGCGCTTCACCAAGGCGGAGCTGAACGAGGACCTCGCCTGGCCGGATGTGTTCGCCGTCGCCTCGCTCGCCGGCATCGGATTCACGGTCTCGCTGCTGATCGGCGAACTCGCCTTCACCGACGACCGGACCCTCATGTACGAGATCAAGGCCGCGGTCCTGATCGGTTCCCTCATCGCTGCGATCGTCGCCTGTGTCCTGCTCAAGCTCCGCGACCGCAAGTACAGGGCGCTCACCGAGGCCGAGGAGCGCGACGAGGACCTCGACGGCATCCCGGACATCTACGAGGAGCACAATCCCGCGTACCACCTGCGGATGGCGGAGATCTACGACGAGAAGGCCGCGGAGCACCGCCGCAAGGCCGAAGCGGCGGCCGCGTCCAGCATCGAGGGCGACGGTCCGGCATGA
- a CDS encoding phage holin family protein produces MSAVDQGAQGVERTLGQLVASATAEMSALVHDEIALAKVEIKQDVRRAGIGSGAAIVAGVLVLASVPMLSFALAYWIHTSGLGLPWCFLIVAGVFWLLAGVVGLLAYGKFKKVKPPVKTIEAVKQTAALVGTVKPHPRPVSDKAVGVARSSS; encoded by the coding sequence ATGAGCGCAGTGGACCAAGGGGCGCAAGGAGTCGAGCGCACGCTCGGCCAGCTGGTCGCCTCGGCCACCGCCGAGATGTCCGCCCTGGTGCACGACGAGATCGCCCTCGCCAAGGTGGAGATCAAGCAGGACGTCAGGCGCGCGGGCATCGGCAGCGGTGCCGCGATCGTCGCCGGGGTGCTCGTGCTCGCCTCCGTACCGATGCTGAGCTTCGCCCTGGCTTACTGGATTCACACCTCCGGGCTCGGGCTCCCGTGGTGCTTCCTCATCGTCGCCGGGGTGTTCTGGCTGCTCGCGGGCGTGGTCGGGCTGCTCGCCTACGGCAAGTTCAAGAAGGTGAAGCCGCCGGTGAAGACCATCGAGGCCGTCAAGCAGACCGCCGCGCTGGTCGGGACCGTCAAGCCGCACCCGCGGCCGGTAAGTGACAAGGCTGTGGGTGTGGCACGCTCGTCCTCATGA
- a CDS encoding alpha/beta fold hydrolase yields MTAPTPDSSVPPTAATAVRLDLPGGRAVTHRDVAANGARFHVAELGDGPLVLLLHGFPQFWWTWRHQMAALADAGYRAVAMDLRGVGGSDRTPRGYDPANLALDITGVVRSLGEPDAALVGHDLGGYLAWTAAVMRPKLVRRLVVSSMPHPRRWRSAMLSDFGQTRASSHIWGFQRPFVPERQLVADGGALVGELIRDWSGPRPPEDEDLAVYRRAMCIPSTAHCSIEPYRWMMRSMARPDGIQFNRRMKRPVRVPTLHLHGSLDPVMRTRSAAGSGEYVEAPYRWRLFDGLGHFPHEEDPVAFSSELVNWLKDPEPDR; encoded by the coding sequence ATGACAGCGCCCACGCCGGACTCCAGCGTTCCTCCCACAGCTGCCACGGCGGTACGGCTCGACCTCCCCGGCGGGCGGGCGGTGACGCACCGGGACGTCGCCGCGAACGGCGCCCGCTTCCACGTCGCCGAGCTCGGTGACGGGCCGCTGGTGCTGCTGCTCCACGGCTTCCCGCAGTTCTGGTGGACCTGGCGGCACCAGATGGCCGCGCTCGCCGACGCCGGGTACCGGGCGGTCGCGATGGACCTGCGCGGGGTCGGCGGCAGCGACCGCACCCCGCGCGGATACGACCCCGCCAACCTGGCGCTCGACATCACCGGAGTCGTACGGTCCCTCGGCGAGCCGGACGCCGCGCTCGTCGGGCACGACCTGGGCGGGTACCTCGCCTGGACGGCAGCCGTGATGCGGCCCAAGCTGGTGCGCCGACTCGTGGTCTCCTCCATGCCGCATCCGCGCCGCTGGCGCTCCGCGATGCTGTCGGACTTCGGTCAGACCCGGGCGAGTTCACACATCTGGGGCTTCCAGCGGCCGTTCGTTCCCGAGCGGCAGCTCGTCGCCGACGGCGGGGCACTCGTGGGGGAGCTGATCCGGGACTGGTCGGGGCCGCGGCCGCCCGAGGACGAGGATCTGGCCGTGTACCGGCGGGCCATGTGCATCCCGTCCACCGCGCACTGCTCGATCGAGCCGTACCGCTGGATGATGCGGTCGATGGCGCGGCCCGACGGAATCCAGTTCAACCGGCGGATGAAGCGTCCGGTGCGGGTGCCGACGCTGCACCTGCACGGCTCGCTCGACCCGGTGATGCGTACGCGCAGCGCGGCCGGTTCCGGTGAGTACGTCGAAGCCCCGTACCGCTGGCGGCTGTTCGACGGGCTCGGACACTTCCCGCACGAGGAGGACCCGGTCGCCTTCTCGTCCGAGCTGGTGAACTGGCTCAAGGACCCCGAGCCGGACCGCTGA
- a CDS encoding MarP family serine protease, which translates to MNVLDILLLLAAVWFAIIGYRQGFVVGIMSVIGFLGGGLVAVSLLPLVWDRVTDNGTKVSTTVVVISVVVIIICASIGQALTTHLGSRLRRKITWSPARALDATGGALVNVVAMLLVAWLIGLLVAQTALPSVGKEVRNSKVLLGVSRVLPDQANTWFSDFSSTLARNGFPQVFSPFSNEPITEVQAPDPTLVSSPVAEVAKRSIVKVVGTAPSCSKVLEGTGFVFAPGKVMTNAHVVGGVSEPTVQIGGEGRLYDAKVVLYDWARDIAVLDVPKLKAPVLEFSEKDAASGNDAIVAGFPENGGYDVRSARVRGRINANGPDIYHRGTVRRDVYSLFATVRQGNSGGPLLTPEGRVYGVVFAKSLDDPNTGYVLTADEIRDDIRVGKDAVRRVDSQGCAL; encoded by the coding sequence GTGAACGTGCTGGACATCCTGTTGCTGCTCGCCGCCGTATGGTTCGCGATCATCGGCTACCGCCAGGGGTTCGTCGTCGGCATCATGTCGGTGATCGGCTTCCTCGGCGGTGGCCTCGTCGCCGTGTCCCTGCTCCCGCTGGTCTGGGACCGGGTGACGGACAACGGCACCAAGGTATCCACCACGGTCGTCGTGATCTCCGTGGTCGTGATCATCATCTGCGCCTCGATCGGCCAGGCCCTGACCACCCATCTCGGGAGCAGACTCCGCCGCAAGATCACCTGGTCGCCGGCGCGCGCGCTCGACGCGACCGGCGGTGCCCTGGTCAACGTGGTGGCGATGCTGCTCGTGGCGTGGTTGATCGGGCTGCTGGTGGCCCAGACGGCGCTGCCCAGCGTGGGCAAGGAGGTCCGTAACTCCAAGGTCCTGCTCGGCGTGTCACGGGTGCTGCCCGACCAGGCGAACACCTGGTTCTCGGACTTCAGCTCCACCCTCGCGCGCAACGGCTTCCCCCAGGTGTTCAGCCCGTTCTCCAACGAGCCCATCACCGAGGTGCAGGCGCCCGACCCGACGCTCGTCAGCAGCCCCGTCGCCGAGGTGGCGAAGCGCTCGATCGTGAAGGTCGTCGGTACCGCCCCCAGCTGTAGCAAGGTGCTGGAGGGCACGGGCTTCGTCTTCGCACCCGGCAAGGTGATGACCAACGCGCACGTCGTCGGCGGGGTCAGCGAGCCGACCGTCCAGATCGGCGGCGAGGGCAGGCTGTACGACGCCAAGGTCGTGCTCTACGACTGGGCGCGCGACATTGCCGTCCTCGACGTGCCGAAGCTGAAGGCCCCGGTCCTGGAGTTCTCCGAGAAGGACGCGGCGAGCGGCAACGACGCGATCGTCGCAGGCTTCCCGGAGAACGGCGGGTACGACGTCCGATCGGCCCGAGTCCGGGGGCGGATCAACGCCAACGGCCCGGACATCTACCACCGGGGTACGGTCCGACGGGACGTCTACTCGCTGTTCGCGACGGTCCGCCAGGGCAACTCCGGCGGACCGCTGCTGACGCCCGAAGGCAGGGTGTACGGAGTCGTCTTCGCGAAGTCCCTCGACGACCCCAACACCGGTTACGTGCTGACGGCGGACGAGATCCGCGACGACATCCGGGTCGGCAAGGACGCCGTGCGCCGCGTCGACAGCCAGGGCTGCGCGCTCTGA
- a CDS encoding NUDIX hydrolase encodes MTRGTPDETGTKVGARPGDGPAVTTDGLPEWLDPVVEAARSVQPGQLSRFLPPEDGRGRQSAVLVLFGEGARGPELLLMERAGTLRSHAGQPSFPGGALDPEDGDPHTTGPLLAALREAEEETGLDPSGVQIFGVLPRLYIPVSKFVVTPVLGWWRDPSPVGAVDLAETARVFTVPVADLTNPEHRVTTVHPSGHLGPGFTVESALVWGFTAGVIDRILHFAGWERPWDRSRQVPLDWRA; translated from the coding sequence ATGACGCGCGGTACACCGGACGAGACCGGAACCAAGGTGGGAGCCCGCCCTGGCGACGGCCCGGCCGTCACCACCGACGGCCTGCCCGAGTGGCTCGACCCCGTCGTCGAGGCGGCCCGGTCCGTCCAGCCGGGGCAGTTGAGCCGCTTCCTGCCGCCCGAGGACGGCCGCGGGCGGCAGTCCGCCGTGCTCGTCCTCTTCGGGGAAGGTGCCCGCGGCCCCGAGCTGCTCCTCATGGAGCGTGCCGGCACCCTGCGCTCGCACGCGGGCCAGCCGTCCTTCCCCGGCGGCGCGCTGGACCCCGAGGACGGCGATCCGCACACCACCGGCCCGCTGCTCGCCGCGCTGCGCGAGGCCGAAGAAGAAACCGGACTGGATCCTTCCGGCGTGCAGATCTTCGGCGTGCTGCCCCGCCTCTACATTCCGGTCAGCAAGTTCGTCGTGACCCCGGTCCTCGGTTGGTGGCGCGATCCCAGCCCGGTCGGAGCCGTGGACCTCGCCGAGACGGCGCGGGTCTTCACGGTTCCCGTGGCCGATCTCACGAACCCCGAACACCGGGTCACGACCGTTCATCCGAGCGGCCACCTGGGACCGGGATTCACCGTCGAATCGGCTCTGGTCTGGGGTTTCACCGCCGGAGTGATCGACCGCATCCTTCACTTCGCGGGCTGGGAGCGTCCGTGGGACCGCTCACGACAGGTCCCGCTCGACTGGCGCGCATGA
- the nth gene encoding endonuclease III: MKTSGRAAATPQGKVSAKKPKSAKQESHLAMVRRARRINRELAEIYPYAHPELDFRNPFELLVATVLSAQTTDLRVNQTTPALFAAYPTPEDMAAAAPEDLEELIRPTGFFRAKSRSLLGLSQALRDDFGGEVPGRIEDLVKLPGVGRKTANVVLGNAFGVPGITVDTHFGRLVRRWKLTEQEDPEKVEAEICAIFPKSEWTMLSHRVVFHGRRICHSRKPACGACPIAPLCPAYGEGETDPEKAKKLLKYEKGGQPGQRLTPPPDYPGLPAPPLGGAVAAP, translated from the coding sequence GTGAAGACGTCCGGGAGGGCTGCGGCCACCCCTCAGGGCAAAGTTTCGGCCAAGAAACCGAAGTCGGCCAAGCAAGAATCGCACCTGGCCATGGTGCGCAGGGCGCGGCGCATCAACCGCGAGCTGGCCGAGATCTATCCGTACGCCCATCCGGAGCTCGACTTCCGCAATCCCTTCGAGCTGCTCGTCGCGACGGTGCTGTCCGCCCAGACCACCGACCTGCGGGTGAACCAGACGACCCCGGCCCTCTTCGCGGCCTACCCGACCCCCGAGGACATGGCCGCGGCCGCTCCCGAGGATCTGGAGGAGCTGATCCGGCCGACCGGGTTCTTCCGGGCCAAGTCGAGGTCGCTGCTCGGTCTGTCGCAGGCCCTGCGGGACGACTTCGGCGGGGAGGTGCCCGGCCGGATCGAGGACCTGGTGAAGCTGCCCGGAGTGGGCCGAAAGACCGCCAACGTGGTCCTCGGCAATGCGTTCGGTGTGCCGGGGATCACGGTGGACACCCATTTCGGTCGACTGGTGCGCCGCTGGAAGCTGACCGAGCAGGAGGACCCGGAGAAGGTCGAGGCGGAGATCTGCGCGATCTTCCCGAAGAGCGAGTGGACGATGCTCTCGCACCGGGTCGTCTTCCACGGCCGCCGGATCTGCCACTCGCGCAAGCCCGCCTGCGGGGCCTGCCCGATCGCCCCGCTCTGCCCGGCGTACGGGGAGGGCGAGACGGACCCGGAGAAGGCGAAGAAGCTCCTCAAGTACGAGAAGGGCGGTCAGCCGGGCCAGCGGCTGACCCCGCCCCCGGACTACCCGGGCCTGCCGGCCCCGCCGCTGGGCGGGGCCGTGGCGGCGCCGTAA
- a CDS encoding Crp/Fnr family transcriptional regulator, producing MDDVLRRAPLFAALDDEQAAELRASMGEVTLARGDALFHEGDPGDRLYVVTEGKVKLHRTSPDGRENMLAVLGPGELIGELSLFDPGPRTATATALTEVKLLGLGHGDLQPWLNARPEVATALLRAVARRLRKTNDQMSDLVFSDVPGRVARALLDLSRRFGVQSEEGIHVVHDLTQEELAQLVGASRETVNKALADFAGRGWLRLEARAVILLDVERLAKRSR from the coding sequence GTGGACGACGTTCTGCGGCGCGCCCCGCTCTTCGCGGCGCTCGATGACGAGCAGGCCGCGGAGCTCCGCGCCTCCATGGGCGAGGTGACCCTCGCACGCGGTGACGCCCTGTTCCACGAGGGCGACCCCGGCGACCGGCTGTATGTCGTGACCGAGGGCAAGGTGAAGCTCCACCGCACCTCCCCCGACGGCCGCGAGAACATGCTGGCCGTCCTCGGCCCCGGCGAGCTGATCGGCGAGCTGTCGCTCTTCGATCCGGGCCCGCGCACCGCCACCGCCACCGCGCTGACCGAGGTCAAGCTCCTCGGCCTCGGCCACGGTGACCTCCAGCCCTGGCTCAACGCCCGGCCCGAGGTCGCGACCGCGCTGCTGCGCGCCGTCGCCCGCCGCCTGCGCAAGACCAACGACCAGATGTCCGACCTGGTCTTCTCCGACGTTCCCGGCCGTGTGGCGCGGGCGCTCCTCGACCTGTCGCGCCGCTTCGGCGTGCAGTCGGAGGAGGGCATCCACGTGGTGCACGACCTCACGCAGGAGGAGCTCGCCCAGCTCGTCGGCGCCTCGCGCGAGACCGTGAACAAGGCCCTGGCCGACTTCGCGGGCCGCGGCTGGCTGCGCCTGGAGGCCCGTGCGGTCATCCTGCTGGACGTGGAGCGCCTCGCGAAGCGCTCCCGCTGA
- a CDS encoding nucleotidyltransferase domain-containing protein: protein MEHRGLDAYGYFEREGSLGRVQGEFKGLVAAARTRTGEAYGRRLHSAYLYGSVPRGTARPGRSDLDLLLVLHHEPSEEDRDTAEVLARGLDEDFPEVDGVGILLQDKVAVLSEAERFDLGWFLACLCTPLLGADLAEHLPRYRPDSLLARETNGDLADLLPAWRTRVREASTPQEYRKLSRLFSRHLVRTAFTLVMPRWGGWTSDLGESAEIFGMYYPQRAAQVEAAAAVALDPVADPEVLRGYVEDLGPWLADEYTARHGTKTPRRG, encoded by the coding sequence ATGGAGCACAGGGGACTGGACGCGTACGGGTACTTCGAGCGAGAGGGGTCCCTCGGTCGGGTGCAGGGCGAGTTCAAGGGCCTCGTTGCGGCCGCGCGGACCCGGACCGGCGAGGCGTACGGCCGACGGCTGCACAGCGCGTACCTCTACGGGTCAGTGCCGCGCGGGACGGCCCGGCCCGGGCGGTCGGACCTGGACCTGCTGCTCGTACTGCACCACGAGCCCTCCGAGGAGGACCGCGACACCGCCGAGGTGCTCGCCCGCGGGCTCGACGAGGACTTCCCGGAGGTCGACGGGGTCGGCATCCTGCTCCAGGACAAGGTCGCCGTGCTGAGCGAGGCGGAACGATTCGACCTGGGCTGGTTCCTCGCCTGCCTGTGCACCCCGCTGCTCGGCGCGGACCTGGCCGAGCACCTGCCGCGCTACCGGCCGGACAGCCTGCTCGCCCGCGAGACCAACGGCGACCTGGCCGACCTGCTGCCCGCATGGCGGACGCGGGTGCGGGAGGCATCGACCCCGCAGGAGTACCGGAAGCTGAGCCGCCTCTTCTCCCGACACCTGGTGCGCACCGCCTTCACGCTGGTCATGCCGCGGTGGGGCGGCTGGACCAGCGACCTCGGCGAGTCCGCGGAGATCTTCGGCATGTACTACCCGCAGCGCGCGGCACAGGTGGAGGCCGCGGCCGCCGTCGCACTGGATCCCGTAGCGGACCCGGAGGTGCTGCGCGGTTACGTCGAGGACCTCGGGCCGTGGCTGGCGGACGAGTACACGGCCCGGCACGGGACGAAGACGCCGCGCCGGGGCTGA
- a CDS encoding MBL fold metallo-hydrolase, producing the protein MTDAAALPGQPRGVVTSGPATVRAVNVLAPNASAMTLDGTNTWLVSEPGSDLAVVIDPGPLDDVHLRAVIATAEQAGKRIALTLLTHGHPDHAEGAGRFAELTRTNVRALDPALRLGDEGLAAGDVIRTGGLELRVVPTPGHTSDSLCFHLPADRAVLTGDTILGRGTTVVAHPDGRLGDYLDSLRRLRSLTVDDGVHTVLPGHGPVLEDAQGAVEFYLAHRAHRLAQVETAVENGCLTPEAVVAQVYADVDRSLWPAAEWSVRAQLEYLQDHGLIPGGPE; encoded by the coding sequence ATGACCGACGCCGCCGCACTGCCCGGACAGCCCCGCGGAGTCGTCACCTCCGGGCCGGCGACCGTCCGCGCGGTGAACGTCCTGGCTCCCAACGCCTCCGCGATGACCCTCGACGGCACCAACACCTGGCTGGTGTCCGAGCCCGGATCCGACCTCGCCGTCGTGATCGATCCCGGCCCGCTGGACGACGTACACCTGCGGGCGGTCATCGCCACCGCCGAACAGGCGGGCAAGCGGATCGCCCTCACCCTGCTCACCCACGGCCACCCGGACCACGCCGAGGGCGCGGGCCGCTTCGCCGAGCTCACCCGTACGAACGTCCGCGCCCTGGACCCGGCGCTGCGCCTCGGCGACGAGGGCCTGGCCGCGGGGGACGTGATCCGGACCGGCGGGCTGGAGCTGCGCGTGGTGCCGACCCCCGGCCACACCAGCGACTCGCTCTGTTTCCACCTGCCCGCCGACCGGGCCGTGCTGACCGGCGACACCATCCTGGGTCGCGGCACCACCGTCGTCGCCCACCCCGACGGTCGTCTCGGCGACTACTTGGACTCCCTGCGCCGCCTGCGCTCGCTGACCGTGGACGACGGGGTGCACACGGTCCTGCCGGGCCACGGGCCGGTCCTGGAGGACGCGCAGGGCGCAGTCGAGTTCTACCTGGCCCACCGCGCGCACCGGCTCGCCCAGGTCGAGACCGCCGTCGAGAACGGCTGCCTGACTCCGGAGGCGGTCGTCGCCCAGGTCTACGCGGACGTGGACCGCTCCCTGTGGCCGGCCGCGGAGTGGTCCGTCCGGGCGCAGCTGGAGTACCTTCAAGATCACGGACTGATCCCGGGAGGGCCTGAATGA